The Arachis hypogaea cultivar Tifrunner chromosome 14, arahy.Tifrunner.gnm2.J5K5, whole genome shotgun sequence genome has a segment encoding these proteins:
- the LOC112740669 gene encoding V-type proton ATPase subunit G-like — translation MEPYKGQGGIQMLLTAEQEAQHIVSNARNLRNKRLKQAKEEAEREAAQYRAQMEEEYQKSISETTGSSGSNVRKLEEETDAKIRNIKRSASKVSSEIVDMMLKYISNVKV, via the exons AGGCGGCATTCAGATGCTGCTAACTGCTGAACAAGAAGCACAACATATTGTTTCCAATGCAAGAAAct TGAGGAATAAAAGATTGAAGCAGGCAAAAGAAGAGGCTGAGAGGGAGGCAGCACAATATAGAGCTCAAATGGAAGAAGAATACCAAAAGTCAATCTCAGAG ACAACTGGGAGCTCTGGATCCAATGTAAGAAAGCTTGAGGAAGAGACAGATGCAAAGATAAGAAATATAAAAAGATCAGCTTCAAAGGTCTCTTCAGAAATTGTTGATATGATGCTCAAGTATATTTCAAATGTTAAAGTGTAA